The DNA segment GGGATGTGGGTCaacgagatgttatttgtgagacggATTGTGTGGAAGCGTTTAATCTTGTTACTAATCACCAAGATGGTTTTGGATTTATTGATCCATTGGTGttcaaaataagagatatcatgCATTGAAATTGTCATGTTGACTTTCGTTTGAATATGAGAGCAAACACGGTGGCAGACACTACGGCAAAGATGGCGATGAAGTTACAACTTTCTCATGTGGAGCTTCCTTCACCTTGGGAGgagtttaagagtagtcttaaatGGGACTGTTCCTCTATTTAAGCAGTTcctttgttttatttgttttgtttttctttgtttagtttatttaaGTCACAAAAAAGACATATATACCCACCCCAAtgtcaattaaaattaaaaaaacaaaaagggagaaccatcacaaaaaaataaatgtatatCCATTAACTTCCAGAGATATCGGATGAACCATCTATTTGGATTCGTCATCGTTCTGGACTCCATCAACGCAACCTCCAGCCCACAGAAGCATCTCCCGTCaaacttcttttccttcttcttcttcgaacTCGAAGCGTTACTGCAACTTGCATTACTTGTAGCGAAGTTAAATTTACGCAGAGACGTCTCTCAGGGTTAAAGGGTTATCTTCTACCACAGTTCGTATTTTAGGATCAACGCAAAAAGTAATGTTATCAATTTCTAGGACAATGTTCAAATTGGAgaaaaaaatgatgaagaagaaagggataCTAtggtttaaatttttgtattaccTGGCTCTGAAACACTCACATGTCAAAGTAACAACACACATAAATAAATTTGGGAGGTTTTTATTGCTACGTAGATTCAGAAACTAACGGACCAATTACTTAACGAATATCTGGGTACTCTTGGCACACGAAAGCCATCTTCCGTAATTACAATTAtcgttttattcttatatgAATACATTTATCATCGTCTATATCTTTTATGGGTGCAAATGGTGATTTATTTCCTTTAAAAATGTCATAGGCCTGTATAGAGTGGGGGTAGACAAATAAGAATATTTGTAAGGTCCACGCGTGGGCCTAAATTTTAGTGATCCACTATAAGGAATCAGTTATTAATGCAAAAATTTTGCATTCGAGCCTCGAGTGCTCACCCTTCATGCTAGTGTACACACACACGCACTCCGTCACTCTCtcactcttctctctctcacgctcttctctctctctttctctctctctctctctctctctctctcaagcATGCGATAAATTCGTAATGCAGCGCTTCAGACTGAGATAGTGGGATGAAACAACCTCCACATTCTGGTTTCTGGACAAACATGACCGAACACAACAACACTTATAATTTTACGGGTACCAATACTACCTATTCAGctcctttttctcttcattttttcttcCTGGGGTttacttttgtttctttttcaacatcaagtattttttttcttttttctttttttggcttTGCATTCTCTAGTATTCCCCTTTATTTGGTCGATGATGTTGTTCTGATCACAATGTAGGTTATCTGAATTTCTCTGTTTTCGTTGTTATATGCATTCTCGGTTTTCACTTTTCTGTGTTATcagtaatttattattatttttgcaaTGGTTTAATgctttgttttagtttattagATTTTTACTTACCTGTTTCCgtcacacacaaaaaaaatgaaaattttactaaaaagtAAGGAGGAGAAAGTTGTAATCagaaaattttcttgttttatatttatctggaaaagaattatatatgtgtgtgtgtctGTGTGTGACACTTAATTGTGGTTAAATCCCTGTAAGTGGCTATGGTTATTGCAAGCATTATTGTATGGGTGTGGGCTTTATCTACAATCAAAGATTATATGTGACACTTTGAAACTTGTCATTCGAATTGTGAAACTGATAATGCGGCTGATATAGGGTTGTGGACAAAAATTTCACTCTTTTGAGTCCAACATTTTGTTAATAAGGTATTGTTTTTTTGTGGTGTGGAAGAGTGCATGGTTCCTATTGTGTGAAATCTGGTCTTAAATAATTTGGTCATGTGAGGAAATGAGTGTAGAAGCCAACCCTAGTAAAAAAGTGTACTTCAGATTTCAAAAGATGGATAGTTGAATAGATAAGAGTAGGCATAACGGTGTGCAAGACTGAGAGtgaaattatcaaataaaaaacttCAATCTAAATTGCTTGTCTTAGACATGATTTAGGATAGGACATAACGATCTCGTTTGATCCATACAAGCAATCCCTACTTAGTGGAGATCGGATTGGTTCTTATCATTGTCGTATGCTATAACGGCTGCTACTCTGCTAGTATTGGAGGGTTGGTCTTATGGCACCTTTTCCACTTCTAAAGGAAAGAGATTATGAGTTTTATAACATGCTTGTAACGAGCAAAAGAGTGGGAATTACGAAAGATAATAAGCTTGTTTAACTAGATGACTAGATTTACTCGAGTTTTCTAACAATGCATTGTTTATGAAGATTGAATTATATGAAAGTGACCTAGAGATTAATTTAATGAGAatcttatgttttattaggaTAGCATTTAGTGAGGGGATTGGAATTTTAAACATCAATTGTTGCCATTGTTCTCTATTATCAAATTAAGGTTATTACGTAGTTGTAtggtctttttcttttctggaCTGCCTCTGCAGCACATGTAAATATTTCCGATTTTGTCATATGCAATCTGTATTCTTAACAAAAGTTGTTCTTAAGTCATGCATGTTGTTTATAGATATTCTCAGCACATGATGAATTGTCAATATTGAGTGTTTAATTTGCTAGATGATAGCATTGGACATCACGATTTTATGTGCCAATTTCCATTTAGCCATGTTGAACTTCATTTATTTGCACTAAACAAAATTCAACTAACAATTCTGTTCATATTTCAATACAGGTTTTCTTCTTGATCCTGCAAAGTGCAGCACACTGAATCTGCAAGAGAAACAGAAGCTAGTCCATGAGATTGCTCGCCAGTCAAAAGATGCTCCGAGTATGCTCCGATCCCTAACACGCAGGGAACTTCTGGAAATAATTTGTGCTGAATTAGGCAAAGAGAGGAAGTACACGGGATATACCAAAAATCAAATGATTGAGTATCTTCTTAAGATTATTTCAAGGAATTCCAAGTTGCATGTAACCCAAAATACTCTTGCCCATTCTCCGTCGAAAAGGAAAAAAGGACCTGCATCTCAAGATTTGGATCATGATTCTCCTGAGGATAGTAAAGACGAAATACTGAAAGTCTTATTGTGTCAAAATGTTGCTTGTAAAGCTACTTTGAATCCAGAAGATTCTTTTTGCAAGAGATGTTCTTGCTGCATTTGTCATTGCTATGACGATAACAAGGACCCCAGTTTGTGGTTGACTTGCACCAATGAGGAATCATGTGGAATGTCATGCCATTTACGATGTGCTTTGAGTAATCAGTTGTCTGGAATTTTGAAGAGCAGTTTTGGTGTAAAGTTAGAAGGAGCCTTCTTTTGTGTTTCTTGCggaaaaattaatgaattaatgagGTAAGTAGTCTTATGTTTCTTTATacagtatatataaaaaataccatACACTTATATCTACATACATGCATAATCCCATTAGTTACTTCTCTTATGTTGACATGTTAACGAAAAAACTCACACATAAGGTGTGTTACTGCAAGTGTCATATTGGTTGCTTTCAGATGTTTGAGGCTGCTTGTGCAGCATTTGCTTGGTAAAAAAACCTATGTAAATAGTTAATTGGAATTTTGATGTGTGTGCCAACCATGACCAAGAAGTGTAGTCTGAACTCTGAAATATCTGTGTGAATGTGAACAGTCATTAGAATGTGACATGTACATGGGGCCAATCATAAAATAGTTATTGCTACATAGAGTAGACTGCTAGTTGGATATGAACTTATGGGACTGtttgttttcagtttttttttttccttttttactttcaattgaaaaagggaaaaaaccacCTTATTTTCGGTCTTAACTATAAGGAAATACTGGAAACAGGAAAATGAAAACGTGAATCGGGGTTTTCTTGTTCTACTTTCTCCttcatgaaatttgaaaatataaaaacaaatcgAAAACAAAGTGGCATTACTAGATAAGGGAAGTCCCGTCGAAAGCTTTTCCCATTAACCAAGGTTTAGTTCAGGAATGGACTGCACCCAAAGATTATAGTAATTAAGACTAAAtaggaaataaaattataaaccaaatCAGCCTAAGATTTCATAGATCACTGAGCATGAACCAAGTTGCTAACCAAATATTAGCTCATTTAGCAAACATGCATTTTATCTACTGCTCACTCCCCCGGGTCAGTCCCATAAAAGGAAATGGAAGAATAATGAATAATCTACACAGGAAATTCTTCATTAGGAGTGCCCTTTGACTAATTGAATGAACATTTGCATTTTGCAGCACATGGCGTAAACAGTTATTGGTTGCCAAAGAAGCTAGAAGAGTAGATATACTCACTTTGCGAATAACGTTGGCTCACAGAATTCTTATTGGAACAGAAATATACAATGAAATACAAAAGATTGTTGAAACTGCTCTCAAGTTATTGGATAATGAAGTGGGACCTCTGGATAATGTATGTGCAAGCATGACCCGCGGTATTGTGAGCAGGCTCTATTGTGGTGCTGAGGTTCAGAAGTTGTGCTCCAATGCAATTGAATGTTTTGATCTAAAGTTTTCTAATATCTTCCATAGTCATGTGGAGAAGAAAGACACACCAAgtaagttttttctttttgaatttttctttaaagGTTGGTTGATTGAACTTAAAATTGCAAGACAGAACCAGAaggtatttttattttcattttgattaCGTTTAGGACTGTAAAGTCGAACTGGACTTGGTAGCGTCATAGACGATACTATTGCAAATAGATATTTGTTTTTGAAGTTTCTGATCCAGAATTGCATTATTTGAATTAGAGCAGTTAACACTCACCAAAAGATTAACAAAGCTGCTACAAAAGTGAGAGGAACGAAATTTGGAGAAAGTAGAGAGGAACAAAACATTTTACTTTCTTTCAATTAATGCTTATAGCTGATATAGGAATGTAAAGGGAAAACACCTTCTTAGATAGACTTAAATTTAGTCCTCAATTTTCATTTGCCCTACAGGCACTACACCTGTATTTCATAGTGAGAAAATAGCATTGGTAGAAACAACGCCGATTTGGTTATGCACATTTTTTTCCTGTATTAACTAATTTCCTTTCTCAACTGACATGCACTAATGTGGGTACTTGTAATTTATTTTGGCAGCATGCTCCATACGTTTTGAAGAGTGTCTTCCTACATCCGTGGTTCTTGTTCTTGAATATGATGATAAACTTCTGAAAAACTTTCTAGGCTGCAGGCTTTGGCACCGAATGTCAACAACAGAGTACCCTGAACAACCCACCTTTATTGTTTTAAGGCCTGAGAAAAGATTCAAATTAGAAAATCTCCTTCCTTCAACTGAGTACTTCTGCAAGGCTTCTCTATTCAGCAGCATTGGGATTTTGGGTGCTGCTGAAGCTAAATGGGTTACACCTTGTGAGTCCGTGAATCCTCTTCCGAACGTTATTAGGTGTGGTGGTAACCATTCATCACAGTCACCTCAGAGATCCCCAGTGATAGGTATGCACAAATTTTCACAGGGAATGATCAAGACAAATGCTGAAAATCATCCAGTAGAATCTGCCAACTCTCACATCAGGGGCAGCTTTGAGGAGTTCCTAACTCGGACTCCCTCAGTCGTACCATTTTCACATAAAACTTCAGTTGCGGTTTCACCTCCAACGCCTTCTAAACCCAATGAAATGAGGCAACTCTGTGCTTTGATGCCGAGGAACCGTTTGAAGGAACATGATTATGAGCATTCCGTCAGGGTAGTCAAATGGTTAGAACACC comes from the Arachis duranensis cultivar V14167 chromosome 7, aradu.V14167.gnm2.J7QH, whole genome shotgun sequence genome and includes:
- the LOC107459400 gene encoding VIN3-like protein 2 codes for the protein MKQPPHSGFWTNMTEHNNTYNFTGFLLDPAKCSTLNLQEKQKLVHEIARQSKDAPSMLRSLTRRELLEIICAELGKERKYTGYTKNQMIEYLLKIISRNSKLHVTQNTLAHSPSKRKKGPASQDLDHDSPEDSKDEILKVLLCQNVACKATLNPEDSFCKRCSCCICHCYDDNKDPSLWLTCTNEESCGMSCHLRCALSNQLSGILKSSFGVKLEGAFFCVSCGKINELMSTWRKQLLVAKEARRVDILTLRITLAHRILIGTEIYNEIQKIVETALKLLDNEVGPLDNVCASMTRGIVSRLYCGAEVQKLCSNAIECFDLKFSNIFHSHVEKKDTPTCSIRFEECLPTSVVLVLEYDDKLLKNFLGCRLWHRMSTTEYPEQPTFIVLRPEKRFKLENLLPSTEYFCKASLFSSIGILGAAEAKWVTPCESVNPLPNVIRCGGNHSSQSPQRSPVIGMHKFSQGMIKTNAENHPVESANSHIRGSFEEFLTRTPSVVPFSHKTSVAVSPPTPSKPNEMRQLCALMPRNRLKEHDYEHSVRVVKWLEHQGHIDELFRIRFLTWFSLKATQQERRVVSAFVDALIDEPSSLADQLVHTFSDVICSEQKP